The following proteins are co-located in the Spirosoma montaniterrae genome:
- a CDS encoding thiopeptide-type bacteriocin biosynthesis protein: MAHYRFLYDLQQQEASLRIVWDWGPLKTMPFLPRLTYRNVVLSRAQWHLRRQDVETIPSTAWVNWQTAHRLPRYVLLAEGDNELVIDTEITVGLQLLTQALQRNGQVTLLEWPEAVTRPLAHSDQEQYWSHELLIPLRNTTPQPTLAKLLATPVSASVHDRLFAPGNRWLYLKLYVGPAAADALLAEHLPALLASLQAQNALQSWFFIRYADPEKHLRLRFLASSGQTDTVLQVISSWANARMAADSRIYRVQFDTYQRELERFGPKTIEICETWFGHDSQAIVQLLGWLIHQPDWQRLRVGCLFVHQLLTSWGYTIAEQLERIEVWRDMFLREFKADKLFQHEVNAQFRVYRPFLDKPTPSEPMLQQWLAVYGEQAAAFQQELKRADPASPNRLLPHITHLFLNRLFADSQRKHEQIIYCFLYKLLKQWQRT; the protein is encoded by the coding sequence GTGGCTCATTATAGGTTTCTGTATGACCTGCAACAGCAGGAAGCCAGTTTACGCATAGTCTGGGATTGGGGACCACTGAAGACCATGCCGTTTTTGCCGCGCCTAACCTATCGAAATGTGGTACTCAGCCGGGCGCAATGGCATCTGCGTCGACAAGATGTTGAGACTATACCCAGCACCGCGTGGGTCAACTGGCAAACTGCCCATCGGCTTCCACGCTATGTGTTGCTGGCAGAAGGCGATAACGAACTGGTGATCGATACTGAGATAACCGTGGGGTTACAGTTGCTGACGCAGGCTCTCCAGCGCAACGGTCAGGTAACGCTGCTTGAGTGGCCCGAGGCTGTAACCCGGCCACTGGCGCACTCTGATCAGGAGCAGTACTGGAGCCACGAATTGTTGATTCCATTGCGGAATACCACTCCGCAGCCAACGCTGGCAAAGCTATTGGCGACACCTGTTTCTGCCTCGGTTCACGACCGTTTGTTTGCGCCCGGCAACCGCTGGCTGTATCTTAAACTATACGTAGGCCCTGCCGCAGCCGACGCGTTACTGGCCGAACACCTACCGGCCCTGCTGGCGAGTTTACAGGCACAAAACGCGCTGCAATCTTGGTTTTTTATCCGCTATGCCGATCCGGAAAAACACCTTCGGCTCCGTTTTCTGGCTTCATCAGGCCAGACAGATACTGTTCTTCAGGTTATTAGCAGTTGGGCCAACGCACGCATGGCCGCCGACAGCCGCATTTACCGCGTACAGTTCGATACTTATCAGCGTGAACTGGAGCGGTTCGGACCAAAAACTATCGAAATCTGTGAAACGTGGTTCGGCCACGACAGCCAAGCCATTGTACAATTACTGGGCTGGCTTATTCACCAACCCGACTGGCAGCGGCTCCGGGTGGGCTGTTTGTTTGTGCATCAGTTGCTTACGAGTTGGGGCTATACTATCGCCGAGCAACTTGAACGAATCGAAGTCTGGCGCGATATGTTCCTGCGCGAGTTTAAGGCCGACAAGTTGTTTCAACATGAAGTTAATGCACAATTTCGCGTATACCGGCCCTTCCTGGATAAGCCCACTCCAAGCGAGCCGATGTTACAGCAATGGCTGGCGGTCTACGGTGAGCAGGCTGCTGCTTTTCAGCAGGAACTCAAACGGGCCGACCCCGCTTCACCCAACCGGCTGCTACCGCACATCACCCATTTATTTCTTAATCGGCTGTTTGCCGATAGTCAGCGAAAACACGAACAAATCATCTATTGCTTCCTGTATAAGTTGCTGAAACAATGGCAACGAACCTAA
- a CDS encoding MCP four helix bundle domain-containing protein has translation MNQPTQPRSRLRATLLLIGILGLILTSIFLSRSSVGQIEKSVASIYKDRLAPTAILVHLTSNLYGKRLVLENYLLSAERPDPTLLQGQMDRSDRHTDSLLTEFEQTRLTQREAEELRAFRQYITEYNQLEKQVLQQATTNRTQAQKMLFTGSGNTAFGQAATKLDELSALQLTVGEELLSESRSNVDHIYVFSALQIGLTLLIGIIVFRRGI, from the coding sequence ATGAATCAACCTACGCAACCCCGGTCCCGGCTTCGGGCAACGCTTCTGCTAATTGGCATCCTCGGCCTGATTCTGACCAGCATTTTTCTCAGCCGCAGCAGTGTTGGCCAAATCGAAAAATCAGTTGCCTCGATTTACAAAGACCGGCTCGCCCCAACAGCCATCCTTGTGCATTTAACGTCAAACCTCTACGGCAAACGGCTTGTCCTGGAAAACTACCTGCTCTCTGCCGAAAGGCCCGACCCAACGCTGCTGCAAGGCCAAATGGACCGCAGCGACCGGCATACCGACTCGCTCCTGACCGAGTTTGAGCAAACCCGGCTCACCCAGCGCGAGGCCGAAGAACTCCGGGCCTTCCGTCAGTACATCACGGAATATAACCAGTTAGAGAAACAGGTATTGCAACAGGCTACAACCAACCGCACGCAGGCCCAGAAAATGCTGTTTACAGGTTCGGGAAATACAGCGTTTGGGCAGGCCGCCACCAAACTCGATGAGTTATCGGCCCTGCAACTGACCGTTGGCGAAGAACTTCTGAGCGAGTCGCGCAGTAACGTCGATCATATTTACGTATTCTCGGCTTTGCAAATCGGCCTGACGCTGCTGATTGGCATCATCGTTTTTCGGCGGGGCATTTAA
- a CDS encoding DEAD/DEAH box helicase, whose protein sequence is MKVHPTQPFQIVYSLLDHEFLGYLIEAFVVQRNSRGELTLQNQTLSTQNVGEFARGLDERDFELVRLIDSIQQDTIVKKFNTRRLPAVDFFLKIYDAQKGDKLVQEAIAGYLENLKAQIMTLMPGKPFYVMGNDGNPAWQPITWMPEPARVHFHFVRNADSTHYFPIIRYPTGSTGETERVEFQFKDALMVCDEPACLLVNNRLYQFSRNVDGKKLRPFFTKNHIVIPRNLEPQYYERFVTQLIASYDVYAKGFEIRSEVIEPQPVLTVSELVTSSRSMSTLAVGREGNSAEVVETDESTRKIAFDLSFRYGDSMFRYDNFGPSANVSLEQKGDEYIFHKIRRDQRLERQKLTTLREAGLDLRHGRMALTKAEAFAWLADNSAKIQEAGFVLQQHAQDTKRYFLGYSSINVSIEEGRDWFDIYANVQFGEFVIPFLKLRTLILNKKREFTLPNGEVAVIPETWFTRYSELFGFLERSGGIDADGADRLVLRKHHLALVQELERDNLATTVMSRKLERLRDFSEIESYPIPVHFNGTLRPYQQAGYDWMNFLRQYRFGGCLADDMGLGKTVMTLAMLEGQKEAANTEPDAARPNLLVMPTSLLYNWELEARKFTPDLRVMVYTGTYREKNTAQFDDYDLILTSYGIVRIDIDLLSDYRFNYVILDESQAIKNPSSHITKAVMQLNTAHRLILTGTPLENSTMDLWSQMTFINPGLLGSQSFFRNEFQIPIEKRHDEAKTNRLYSLIKPFMLRRNKAQVATDLPEKVESVLYCDMSPDQAEQYEEAKSYYRNLILERIEEDGMAKSQMIVLQGLTKLRQIANHPRMVDAGYEGDSGKLDDVLLRLESAMTEHHKVLVFSQFIKHLSVVEQHLNERGIKYAYLDGSTTDRQSQVELFQTDDSVKLFLISLKAGGLGHNLTAADYVFILDPWWNPAIEAQAVDRAHRIGQQRTVFTYKFIAKNTVEEKILSLQRAKQQLAGSLITTEENFMKSLTKEDILVLLE, encoded by the coding sequence ATGAAAGTTCACCCCACACAACCCTTTCAAATTGTGTACTCGCTGCTCGACCACGAGTTTCTGGGCTACCTGATCGAAGCCTTCGTGGTTCAACGCAACAGCCGGGGCGAATTGACGTTGCAAAACCAAACGCTGTCGACCCAAAACGTAGGCGAGTTTGCGCGCGGTCTCGATGAGCGCGATTTTGAGCTTGTGCGGCTCATCGACAGCATTCAACAGGATACCATTGTTAAGAAATTCAACACCCGCCGATTGCCCGCCGTTGATTTTTTTCTGAAAATCTACGACGCCCAAAAAGGCGATAAATTAGTACAGGAAGCCATTGCCGGGTATCTCGAAAACCTGAAAGCCCAAATTATGACGCTAATGCCGGGCAAGCCATTTTATGTGATGGGCAACGACGGCAACCCGGCCTGGCAACCAATTACGTGGATGCCCGAACCGGCGCGGGTACATTTTCATTTTGTGCGTAATGCCGATTCAACGCATTACTTCCCCATTATTCGCTATCCAACCGGCTCAACCGGCGAAACCGAGCGCGTAGAATTCCAGTTTAAAGACGCGCTTATGGTCTGCGACGAACCGGCCTGTTTGCTGGTAAATAACCGCCTGTATCAATTTAGCCGTAACGTTGATGGCAAAAAACTCCGCCCGTTTTTTACCAAAAACCATATCGTGATTCCGCGCAATCTGGAACCACAGTATTACGAACGATTTGTGACGCAGTTGATAGCCTCATACGACGTATATGCCAAAGGGTTCGAGATTCGCAGCGAAGTGATTGAGCCTCAACCGGTGCTGACAGTGTCGGAACTGGTAACGAGCAGCCGAAGCATGTCAACGCTCGCAGTAGGGCGCGAAGGCAATTCGGCAGAGGTAGTCGAGACAGACGAAAGTACCCGGAAAATTGCGTTCGACCTGTCGTTTCGGTACGGCGATTCTATGTTTCGGTACGATAATTTCGGCCCGTCGGCCAATGTCAGTTTAGAACAAAAAGGCGACGAGTATATTTTTCATAAGATTCGTCGGGATCAGCGGCTCGAACGGCAAAAACTGACCACTCTGCGCGAAGCCGGTCTTGATCTGCGGCACGGGCGTATGGCCCTGACCAAAGCCGAAGCTTTTGCATGGCTGGCCGATAACAGTGCCAAAATTCAGGAAGCCGGGTTTGTGCTGCAACAACACGCGCAGGATACGAAGCGGTATTTTCTGGGCTATTCGAGCATTAACGTGTCGATAGAAGAAGGCCGCGATTGGTTCGATATTTACGCCAATGTACAGTTTGGCGAGTTCGTGATTCCGTTTTTGAAGCTCAGAACGCTCATTCTCAACAAGAAGCGCGAATTTACACTCCCCAATGGCGAAGTGGCCGTAATTCCCGAAACCTGGTTTACGCGCTACTCCGAACTGTTCGGCTTTCTGGAGCGGTCGGGTGGTATCGATGCCGACGGGGCCGACCGGCTTGTGCTGCGCAAACACCACCTTGCGCTCGTACAGGAACTCGAACGCGACAACCTCGCCACTACGGTGATGAGCCGCAAACTCGAACGCCTGCGCGATTTTTCGGAGATCGAATCGTACCCGATTCCAGTGCATTTCAATGGCACGCTGCGCCCCTATCAGCAGGCCGGTTACGACTGGATGAACTTCCTGCGCCAATACCGGTTTGGTGGTTGTTTAGCCGACGATATGGGCCTGGGCAAGACCGTGATGACACTTGCCATGCTGGAAGGGCAAAAGGAAGCCGCCAATACGGAACCCGATGCCGCCCGGCCAAACCTGCTGGTGATGCCTACGTCGTTGCTCTACAACTGGGAACTCGAAGCCCGCAAGTTTACCCCCGACCTGCGCGTGATGGTTTACACCGGTACGTATCGGGAGAAAAACACGGCCCAATTTGACGACTACGACCTGATTCTAACCTCATACGGCATCGTGCGCATCGACATCGATTTATTGAGCGATTACCGGTTCAACTATGTAATTTTAGATGAGTCGCAGGCCATCAAAAACCCGTCGTCGCACATCACAAAGGCCGTAATGCAACTGAATACGGCGCACCGGCTGATTCTGACCGGAACCCCGCTCGAAAACAGCACAATGGACCTCTGGAGTCAGATGACATTTATTAATCCGGGACTGCTGGGGAGTCAGTCGTTTTTCAGAAATGAATTTCAGATACCCATCGAAAAGCGGCACGACGAAGCAAAGACCAATCGGTTATATAGCCTGATTAAGCCATTTATGCTCCGGCGCAACAAAGCGCAGGTAGCTACTGATTTGCCCGAAAAAGTGGAGAGCGTACTCTACTGCGACATGTCGCCCGATCAGGCCGAGCAGTATGAAGAGGCCAAGTCGTATTACCGCAACCTGATTCTGGAACGAATTGAGGAAGATGGTATGGCCAAGTCGCAGATGATTGTATTGCAGGGGCTAACCAAACTGCGGCAGATTGCCAACCACCCGCGCATGGTCGATGCCGGATACGAAGGCGATTCTGGCAAATTGGATGACGTGCTGCTGCGGCTTGAAAGTGCCATGACCGAACACCACAAAGTGTTAGTATTCAGTCAATTCATCAAGCACCTGAGCGTTGTTGAACAACACCTGAACGAGCGCGGCATCAAATATGCCTACTTAGACGGCTCAACCACCGACCGGCAAAGTCAGGTCGAGCTGTTTCAGACCGACGATTCGGTGAAGCTGTTCCTGATTTCGCTCAAGGCCGGTGGTTTGGGCCACAACCTCACGGCGGCTGACTACGTGTTTATTCTCGATCCGTGGTGGAACCCCGCCATAGAAGCGCAGGCCGTTGACCGGGCGCATCGAATTGGTCAGCAACGAACCGTGTTTACGTACAAGTTTATTGCCAAGAATACGGTCGAGGAAAAAATTCTGTCGTTGCAGCGGGCCAAGCAGCAATTGGCCGGTAGCCTGATTACAACCGAAGAGAACTTCATGAAGTCGCTGACTAAAGAAGATATACTGGTGTTGCTGGAGTAG
- a CDS encoding DUF389 domain-containing protein encodes MNDLLQIDEVVGLALYPDNSYKPTPGDVLSVQLLNRGSDKVLRAIANRCGDAPYLVSTSLTESIIETGQSGKLENDLDEAIWEEIETGMRHQGRVTFNFVVLMALGGIMATIGIVAEPTRQVMPFVAAAIIAPGFEPVAALGLALVLRRWIVLWRAFRSSLVGYSTLIAASALTFLFLQAIGEATVSDFAGSEEVKHLAHPTTADTLLSVCGTISGAIIMSSFRKSVIAGALIAMVIINAAAVVGIGLASGRYDLAGQGLQRFGVDVAMIVGACMLVFWAKQQFFHNRKPIA; translated from the coding sequence ATGAACGACCTCCTCCAGATTGACGAGGTCGTTGGTTTGGCCCTCTACCCCGACAATTCGTATAAACCTACGCCCGGCGACGTGCTGTCGGTACAACTCCTTAACCGGGGTTCCGATAAGGTGCTGCGGGCCATTGCCAACCGCTGTGGCGATGCACCGTATCTGGTTAGCACCTCGCTTACGGAAAGCATCATCGAAACCGGCCAATCAGGGAAGCTCGAAAACGACCTCGACGAAGCCATTTGGGAAGAAATTGAAACGGGCATGCGTCATCAGGGGCGCGTGACGTTCAATTTTGTGGTTCTCATGGCGCTTGGTGGCATTATGGCAACCATCGGTATCGTTGCCGAACCCACGCGACAGGTGATGCCGTTTGTGGCAGCGGCCATTATTGCGCCGGGTTTCGAGCCGGTGGCAGCGTTGGGGCTCGCGTTGGTACTGCGCCGATGGATTGTGCTATGGCGGGCGTTCCGGTCGTCGTTGGTGGGGTATAGTACCCTCATTGCAGCTTCAGCCCTGACGTTTCTGTTTCTGCAAGCCATTGGCGAGGCCACCGTAAGCGATTTCGCGGGCAGCGAAGAAGTAAAGCACCTCGCCCACCCCACCACCGCCGACACGCTGCTGTCGGTTTGCGGCACCATTTCGGGGGCCATTATTATGTCGTCGTTTCGGAAGAGCGTGATTGCCGGGGCGTTGATTGCGATGGTGATTATCAACGCAGCAGCCGTGGTTGGCATCGGCCTTGCCAGCGGTCGATACGACTTAGCCGGTCAGGGTCTGCAACGCTTCGGCGTCGACGTAGCAATGATTGTAGGGGCCTGTATGCTCGTGTTCTGGGCCAAACAGCAGTTTTTCCACAACCGCAAACCGATAGCGTGA